Proteins co-encoded in one Salvia splendens isolate huo1 chromosome 4, SspV2, whole genome shotgun sequence genomic window:
- the LOC121801190 gene encoding zinc finger protein JACKDAW-like isoform X2 codes for MMSADVFSPQINPNSKPPSAKKRRNLPGTPDAEVIALSPKTLMATNRFICEICNKGFQRDQNLQLHRRGHNLPWKLKQRANKDQIKKKVYICPEKSCVHHDPGRALGDLTGIKKHFSRKHGEKKWKCEKCSKKYAVQSDWKAHSKTCGTREYKCDCGTLFSRKDSFITHRAFCDALAEESARVVVTPSNLNDLCGNLMNNFGNPNQQKPRLSLWLDQASSDNNSNMFIPSSNDIVQMASNNLFTSNPSMVNYANLSLSPLQGMMKEETATATTMPDSLASIYSNSHNSATALLQKAAQMGSTKSSPAFFAAQMGSTKSSPAFFGNAVGLMTATSSSSELHRVFENPAANNIMNFSNSLGGAANLHGFTRDFLGMGGDGAGPFLPQELAKFASITPATHFTTNH; via the exons ATGATGTCTGCTGATGTGTTTTCTCCCCAAATAAACCCTAACTCCAAACCCCCCTCTGCTAAAAAGCGAAGAAATCTCCCCGGCACGCCAG ATGCGGAAGTCATCGCGCTCTCGCCGAAGACGCTTATGGCGACCAACCGATTCATCTGCGAAATCTGCAACAAAGGCTTTCAGCGAGACCAGAATCTGCAGCTGCACAGGAGAGGCCACAATCTGCCATGGAAGCTGAAACAAAGAGCTAACAAGGACCAAATCAAGAAAAAGGTGTACATCTGTCCGGAGAAGAGCTGCGTCCACCACGACCCCGGCCGGGCCCTGGGCGACCTCACCGGGATCAAGAAGCACTTCAGCCGCAAGCACGGCGAGAAGAAGTGGAAGTGCGAGAAATGCTCTAAGAAATACGCGGTGCAGTCGGACTGGAAGGCTCACTCCAAGACCTGCGGCACCAGAGAGTACAAATGCGACTGCGGAACCCTCTTCTCCAG AAAGGACAGTTTCATCACCCACCGCGCTTTCTGCGACGCCCTCGCGGAGGAGAGCGCCAGGGTTGTCGTTACCCCCAGCAATCTGAATGATTTATGTGGGAATTTGATGAACAATTTCGGAAATCCAAATCAGCAGAAGCCGAGGCTGTCGCTTTGGCTGGATCAGGCTAGCTCTGATAACAATTCAAACATGTTCATACCTTCATCAAACGACATCGTTCAGATGGCGTCCAACAACCTCTTCACCTCCAATCCATCCATGGTTAACTACGCAAATCTTTCCTTATCCCCACTGCAAGGGATGATGAAGGAGGAGACCGCAACCGCGACCACGATGCCGGATTCTCTCGCTTCAATCTACTCCAACAGCCACAACTCCGCCACGGCGCTACTGCAGAAAGCAGCACAGATGGGGTCCACAAAGAGTAGCCCGGCCTTCTTCGCAGCACAGATGGGGTCCACAAAGAGTAGCCCGGCCTTCTTCGGCAACGCGGTCGGGCTAATGACCGCGACGTCGTCGTCCAGCGAGCTGCATCGGGTGTTTGAGAATCCCGCCGCTAATAATATCATGAATTTCAGCAACAGTCTCGGTGGCGCAGCTAATTTGCATGGTTTCACGAGGGATTTTCTCGGCATGGGCGGAGACGGCGCTGGGCCGTTTCTGCCTCAGGAGCTGGCTAAGTTCGCTTCCATCACTCCGGCCACCCACTTCACTACCAATCACTag
- the LOC121801190 gene encoding zinc finger protein JACKDAW-like isoform X1 — translation MMSADVFSPQINPNSKPPSAKKRRNLPGTPDPDAEVIALSPKTLMATNRFICEICNKGFQRDQNLQLHRRGHNLPWKLKQRANKDQIKKKVYICPEKSCVHHDPGRALGDLTGIKKHFSRKHGEKKWKCEKCSKKYAVQSDWKAHSKTCGTREYKCDCGTLFSRKDSFITHRAFCDALAEESARVVVTPSNLNDLCGNLMNNFGNPNQQKPRLSLWLDQASSDNNSNMFIPSSNDIVQMASNNLFTSNPSMVNYANLSLSPLQGMMKEETATATTMPDSLASIYSNSHNSATALLQKAAQMGSTKSSPAFFAAQMGSTKSSPAFFGNAVGLMTATSSSSELHRVFENPAANNIMNFSNSLGGAANLHGFTRDFLGMGGDGAGPFLPQELAKFASITPATHFTTNH, via the exons ATGATGTCTGCTGATGTGTTTTCTCCCCAAATAAACCCTAACTCCAAACCCCCCTCTGCTAAAAAGCGAAGAAATCTCCCCGGCACGCCAG ATCCAGATGCGGAAGTCATCGCGCTCTCGCCGAAGACGCTTATGGCGACCAACCGATTCATCTGCGAAATCTGCAACAAAGGCTTTCAGCGAGACCAGAATCTGCAGCTGCACAGGAGAGGCCACAATCTGCCATGGAAGCTGAAACAAAGAGCTAACAAGGACCAAATCAAGAAAAAGGTGTACATCTGTCCGGAGAAGAGCTGCGTCCACCACGACCCCGGCCGGGCCCTGGGCGACCTCACCGGGATCAAGAAGCACTTCAGCCGCAAGCACGGCGAGAAGAAGTGGAAGTGCGAGAAATGCTCTAAGAAATACGCGGTGCAGTCGGACTGGAAGGCTCACTCCAAGACCTGCGGCACCAGAGAGTACAAATGCGACTGCGGAACCCTCTTCTCCAG AAAGGACAGTTTCATCACCCACCGCGCTTTCTGCGACGCCCTCGCGGAGGAGAGCGCCAGGGTTGTCGTTACCCCCAGCAATCTGAATGATTTATGTGGGAATTTGATGAACAATTTCGGAAATCCAAATCAGCAGAAGCCGAGGCTGTCGCTTTGGCTGGATCAGGCTAGCTCTGATAACAATTCAAACATGTTCATACCTTCATCAAACGACATCGTTCAGATGGCGTCCAACAACCTCTTCACCTCCAATCCATCCATGGTTAACTACGCAAATCTTTCCTTATCCCCACTGCAAGGGATGATGAAGGAGGAGACCGCAACCGCGACCACGATGCCGGATTCTCTCGCTTCAATCTACTCCAACAGCCACAACTCCGCCACGGCGCTACTGCAGAAAGCAGCACAGATGGGGTCCACAAAGAGTAGCCCGGCCTTCTTCGCAGCACAGATGGGGTCCACAAAGAGTAGCCCGGCCTTCTTCGGCAACGCGGTCGGGCTAATGACCGCGACGTCGTCGTCCAGCGAGCTGCATCGGGTGTTTGAGAATCCCGCCGCTAATAATATCATGAATTTCAGCAACAGTCTCGGTGGCGCAGCTAATTTGCATGGTTTCACGAGGGATTTTCTCGGCATGGGCGGAGACGGCGCTGGGCCGTTTCTGCCTCAGGAGCTGGCTAAGTTCGCTTCCATCACTCCGGCCACCCACTTCACTACCAATCACTag